In Pseudomonas sp. R76, one genomic interval encodes:
- a CDS encoding tyrosine-type recombinase/integrase, which produces MRPRKKDRHLPACMYQKHGAYYLVRKGKWLRLGTEFQASLAEYAMLLDKRSLGGMPKLIDDALEHMRTRTKPALKPNTLKQYEAAAERLKENFADFEPREVLQRHVVALKLHMADTPNMSNRVISVLRAVFTYALEQQIVDSNPCIGVRRHLEHKRDRYITHGEFQAICANSSDNMRVIYEMCYLTGQRIGDVLAIRLADISPEGIAFKQEKTNARLLVQMTPDLEDLVARAKALPRKIRGLTLFCSPRGGKPVHYSSVKDAFAISCKKAGVEDASLHDLRAKSLSDTDDQGNDAQKLGGHTDAKMTQRYLRLRKINVGLPPTMPKKSL; this is translated from the coding sequence ATGCGACCGCGCAAGAAGGACCGGCACCTGCCGGCGTGCATGTACCAAAAGCACGGCGCCTATTACTTGGTCCGCAAGGGCAAGTGGTTGCGCCTCGGCACAGAGTTTCAGGCGTCACTTGCTGAGTACGCCATGCTGCTGGACAAACGTAGCCTTGGTGGAATGCCCAAGCTAATCGACGACGCGCTCGAGCACATGCGCACCAGGACGAAGCCGGCGCTGAAGCCGAACACGCTCAAGCAATACGAGGCGGCGGCCGAGCGATTGAAGGAAAACTTCGCCGACTTCGAGCCGCGCGAGGTGCTGCAGCGTCACGTCGTTGCGCTAAAGCTGCACATGGCGGACACGCCGAACATGTCGAACCGGGTGATCTCGGTACTGCGGGCGGTGTTTACTTACGCCCTGGAGCAACAGATTGTCGATTCGAATCCGTGCATCGGCGTGCGGCGGCACCTGGAGCACAAGCGCGACAGGTACATAACGCACGGCGAGTTCCAAGCGATCTGCGCCAACTCAAGCGACAACATGCGAGTGATCTATGAGATGTGCTACCTGACCGGGCAGCGCATCGGTGACGTGCTGGCCATCCGGTTGGCCGACATAAGCCCCGAGGGCATCGCCTTCAAACAGGAGAAAACAAACGCGAGGCTGCTGGTGCAGATGACGCCAGACCTGGAAGACCTGGTCGCCCGTGCAAAGGCGCTTCCACGGAAGATCCGCGGGCTCACGTTGTTCTGCTCGCCGCGCGGCGGAAAGCCTGTGCACTACAGCTCGGTTAAAGATGCGTTTGCGATCAGTTGCAAGAAGGCCGGCGTCGAGGATGCAAGCCTCCATGACCTACGCGCCAAATCGCTTTCCGACACCGACGACCAGGGCAACGACGCACAGAAGCTCGGTGGTCACACCGACGCCAAGATGACGCAACGTTATCTGCGCCTGCGCAAAATCAACGTAGGCCTGCCGCCAACAATGCCCAAAAAATCCCTGTAG
- a CDS encoding DUF4224 domain-containing protein, which produces MFLTAEEVAELTGYKKPGAQIKWLTAERYGFAVGGDGHPKVLRQVVIGRLGGIQSRKGPELRLC; this is translated from the coding sequence ATGTTTTTGACAGCAGAGGAAGTTGCCGAGCTGACCGGATACAAAAAGCCAGGGGCACAGATAAAGTGGCTGACCGCCGAACGATACGGGTTCGCGGTAGGTGGTGATGGGCACCCAAAGGTGCTGCGCCAAGTTGTCATCGGGCGGTTAGGTGGTATTCAATCAAGGAAGGGGCCGGAGTTGCGGCTGTGCTGA
- a CDS encoding RNA-directed DNA polymerase: MAGSTTTTRTTSGSRALSADLSVAPFQFEDLVQAYYDCRRNKRNSASARLFEKDMEINLLELHDDLIAGTYRPGRSICFVVTRPKAREVWAAAFRDRVVHHLMYNHVAPRFYASFIADSCACIPGRGTLYAATRLESKIRSASENWSKPVFYLKCDLANFFVAIDKAVLRKQLEVKIIEPWWLALATQILMHDPREDYETRSPAHLFNRVPQHKRLVAQPARLGLPIGNLSSQFFANVYLDALDQFAKHQLRAKHYIRYVDDFVFLHESPQQLNQWLAEVEAFLPRLGAKLNPTKTILQPVDRGVDFVGHVIKPWRRTTRKRSLGQALKRTAEAPAEDIRETANSYFGLLSQASHSHTDRAALARVVLKRGNSINAGLTKTFQKK; encoded by the coding sequence ATGGCTGGCTCAACAACAACGACAAGAACAACGAGCGGCTCGCGCGCCCTGTCCGCAGATTTAAGTGTTGCTCCCTTCCAGTTCGAGGATCTTGTCCAGGCTTACTACGACTGCCGACGCAACAAGCGGAATTCCGCAAGCGCTCGGCTGTTCGAGAAAGACATGGAGATCAACTTGCTGGAGCTGCACGACGACCTGATTGCCGGCACTTACCGGCCAGGCCGATCCATTTGTTTCGTGGTCACCCGTCCGAAAGCCCGCGAGGTTTGGGCCGCAGCTTTTCGGGACCGCGTCGTCCACCACCTCATGTACAACCATGTGGCACCGCGCTTCTACGCCAGCTTCATAGCGGATAGTTGCGCATGCATTCCAGGGCGCGGCACGCTGTACGCCGCGACCCGCCTTGAATCGAAGATCCGCAGCGCCAGCGAGAACTGGTCGAAGCCGGTCTTCTACCTCAAGTGCGACCTGGCCAACTTCTTCGTCGCCATCGACAAGGCGGTGCTGCGCAAGCAACTGGAGGTCAAGATCATCGAACCCTGGTGGCTGGCCCTGGCCACGCAGATCCTCATGCACGACCCGCGCGAGGATTACGAGACCCGCAGCCCGGCGCACCTGTTCAACCGGGTGCCGCAGCACAAGCGGCTGGTTGCGCAACCCGCGCGACTTGGCCTGCCGATCGGCAACCTGTCTTCGCAGTTCTTCGCCAACGTCTACCTCGACGCCCTGGACCAGTTCGCCAAGCACCAGCTACGTGCCAAGCACTACATCCGGTACGTCGATGACTTCGTGTTCCTGCATGAGTCGCCGCAGCAGCTCAACCAGTGGCTGGCCGAGGTCGAAGCGTTCCTGCCCAGGCTCGGCGCGAAGCTGAACCCCACGAAGACAATCTTGCAGCCCGTGGATCGCGGCGTCGACTTCGTCGGCCACGTCATCAAGCCGTGGCGGCGAACCACCCGCAAGCGTTCCCTCGGCCAGGCGCTGAAGCGCACCGCTGAGGCGCCGGCTGAGGATATCCGTGAGACCGCCAATAGCTACTTCGGCCTGCTCAGCCAGGCCAGTCACAGCCACACGGACCGGGCAGCACTCGCCCGCGTCGTGCTGAAGCGCGGCAACAGCATCAACGCTGGACTGACGAAAACTTTCCAGAAGAAGTAA
- a CDS encoding four helix bundle protein: MALHTDLEIHKVAEELLGLSLDLVRNIPRDLKQVVGAKIRDECLQVLVLIGRANMTREKLPHINLLLESIWMLNYLLRALTNRGLISKGQHAKAMMMTASVGRQANAWKKSATAPAA; this comes from the coding sequence ATGGCGCTGCATACGGATTTGGAAATCCACAAGGTAGCCGAGGAATTGCTCGGGCTTTCGCTCGACCTGGTGCGCAATATCCCGCGCGACCTGAAACAGGTTGTCGGGGCAAAGATCCGGGACGAATGCTTGCAGGTCCTGGTGCTGATCGGTCGGGCCAATATGACCCGGGAGAAGCTACCGCACATCAACCTCCTGTTGGAAAGCATCTGGATGCTGAACTACTTGCTGCGCGCCCTCACGAACCGAGGGTTGATCAGCAAGGGACAACACGCCAAGGCGATGATGATGACGGCCTCAGTTGGCCGCCAGGCGAACGCCTGGAAGAAATCCGCAACCGCGCCCGCTGCTTGA
- a CDS encoding DUF1566 domain-containing protein: MRANELTTYTRGDLTISSPDEGVVLKLATLAIASAPAIAASSIPAVGECWPGEGGINGGLFPGGDKPYYLIVPTGADAESTLEWGGYGQELEGAKSPWDGQANTAYLTSTNREHDHPAAQFCAAFERDGHKDFYLMARREASFLEITVPEVFTQAYHWTSSQRSANGAYGMDFGVGWLYYDGKVNERLARPVRRKFI, encoded by the coding sequence ATGCGCGCCAATGAACTGACCACGTACACCCGTGGCGATCTGACTATCAGCAGCCCGGACGAAGGGGTGGTGCTGAAACTGGCAACCCTGGCCATCGCCTCCGCCCCAGCCATTGCGGCAAGCAGCATCCCCGCCGTCGGCGAGTGCTGGCCCGGCGAAGGTGGAATCAACGGCGGCCTGTTTCCTGGGGGCGACAAGCCCTACTACCTGATCGTGCCGACGGGCGCAGATGCTGAGTCCACCCTTGAGTGGGGTGGCTACGGCCAGGAGCTCGAAGGCGCCAAATCCCCATGGGATGGACAGGCGAACACCGCGTACCTGACAAGTACCAATAGGGAGCATGACCACCCCGCCGCTCAGTTTTGCGCCGCATTCGAGCGCGACGGGCACAAGGACTTCTACCTGATGGCGCGTCGTGAGGCGTCCTTCCTTGAAATCACCGTACCAGAGGTGTTCACCCAGGCTTACCACTGGACCAGTTCGCAGCGCTCCGCCAACGGCGCCTACGGCATGGACTTTGGAGTTGGCTGGCTCTACTACGACGGCAAGGTCAACGAGCGGCTCGCGCGCCCTGTCCGCAGAAAGTTTATTTGA
- a CDS encoding lambda exonuclease family protein codes for MIIVNCTQGSAEWLQARAGVITASMFSTARSKVNGLTSQQQTYVNAMLNGYSEARSRELAGYKAAPRAEVVLRALDGEKVGEPSNAALSYAFELAVERIGGVPLDGGFETWQMRRGHELEPEARMEHEIQTGLIVTQVGLVKTDDGVFGASADGFIGDDGGSEYKCFLAPDKLRSFHIDNDASEVIDQVQGCMWITDRKWWHIGMYCPLLKPVGRQLWWKEFQRDDDYIESLEEDLWEFKLLVDGYEAALRSKAA; via the coding sequence ATGATCATCGTGAATTGCACTCAGGGCTCAGCCGAGTGGCTGCAGGCCCGCGCCGGCGTCATCACCGCAAGCATGTTCAGCACGGCCCGATCCAAGGTGAACGGACTGACCTCGCAGCAGCAAACCTATGTGAATGCGATGCTGAACGGATATAGCGAGGCCCGCTCGCGAGAATTGGCCGGCTACAAAGCCGCGCCAAGGGCTGAAGTTGTGTTGCGCGCACTGGACGGCGAGAAGGTTGGTGAACCCTCAAACGCCGCGCTCTCCTACGCCTTTGAGTTGGCCGTCGAACGCATCGGCGGCGTGCCGCTGGACGGCGGTTTCGAGACTTGGCAGATGCGCCGGGGCCACGAACTGGAACCCGAAGCGCGAATGGAGCACGAAATCCAAACCGGCCTCATCGTTACACAGGTCGGATTGGTCAAAACAGATGATGGCGTGTTTGGCGCCAGCGCAGATGGATTCATCGGCGACGACGGTGGCTCCGAATATAAGTGCTTCCTGGCGCCTGACAAGCTCAGGTCCTTCCACATCGACAACGACGCCAGCGAAGTCATCGACCAGGTGCAGGGTTGTATGTGGATCACCGACCGGAAGTGGTGGCACATCGGGATGTACTGCCCGCTGTTGAAGCCGGTGGGCCGCCAGCTCTGGTGGAAAGAATTCCAGCGCGACGACGACTACATCGAAAGCCTTGAAGAAGACCTGTGGGAATTCAAACTGCTGGTCGACGGGTACGAGGCAGCGCTCAGGAGTAAGGCAGCATGA
- a CDS encoding ERF family protein: MSGQIIVPEQRRQAMAPISTDNSIMAVISRAAADPTCDIEKMERLLAMHERMQAKEAEQAFNAAMAEMQCNIPTVFEGAVNLHTGNSYATLDHITHTLKPIMQQHGFAITFKVENAEKAISVTGILMHRGGHREQTTMSLPIDIGKGRNDVQAVGSSTTYGKRYVMCALLNITTGESRDDDGQSSDGSETEDMRAQVVADILERVGQTTTPDELKDVWQASLKVLQASGDTNGYSTVKTAVTVHKAKLEAPQ, encoded by the coding sequence ATGAGCGGCCAAATCATCGTTCCCGAACAGCGGCGCCAGGCTATGGCACCGATCTCCACGGACAACAGCATCATGGCCGTCATCAGCCGTGCTGCCGCCGATCCAACCTGCGACATCGAAAAGATGGAGCGTCTTCTGGCCATGCATGAGCGCATGCAGGCCAAGGAGGCTGAGCAAGCTTTCAACGCTGCGATGGCCGAAATGCAGTGCAACATCCCCACGGTTTTCGAGGGCGCGGTAAACCTGCACACAGGAAACTCCTACGCCACGCTCGACCACATCACCCACACCCTGAAACCGATCATGCAGCAGCACGGATTCGCCATTACCTTCAAGGTGGAAAACGCTGAAAAGGCGATCAGCGTCACTGGAATCTTGATGCATCGGGGTGGTCACCGAGAGCAAACGACCATGAGCCTACCGATCGATATCGGCAAAGGCCGTAACGATGTACAGGCCGTCGGATCATCGACTACCTACGGCAAACGGTACGTGATGTGTGCACTGCTGAACATCACGACCGGCGAGAGTCGCGACGACGACGGGCAGTCTTCGGACGGTTCAGAAACGGAGGATATGCGCGCCCAGGTCGTCGCGGACATCCTGGAGCGTGTCGGGCAGACCACTACACCGGATGAGCTGAAGGACGTTTGGCAGGCAAGCCTGAAAGTCCTGCAGGCGTCAGGTGACACCAACGGGTATTCCACAGTGAAGACTGCGGTCACCGTCCACAAAGCCAAGCTGGAGGCACCTCAATGA
- a CDS encoding superinfection immunity protein: protein MDQVYDMDSGSPWAGFVLLVAAFVIYFLPTFVASNRKHVNFTSIFLVNLLLGWTFLGWVAALVWASSANTESPAEKSSQGLVVSGDRACPYCAETIKCAAIKCKHCGADVEPVAAPRLKNGWVASTACRDEEEQQRTIEAITSSGLPVVSMIGLAVGAGPFETKEEAKQAMVTMRDGPRLFSEIVYRDSVSGKYPPITD from the coding sequence ATGGATCAGGTTTACGATATGGATAGTGGAAGCCCTTGGGCTGGCTTTGTTCTTCTTGTGGCTGCCTTTGTCATCTATTTCCTGCCTACGTTCGTTGCTTCGAATCGCAAGCACGTCAACTTCACCTCGATCTTTCTGGTGAACCTGCTCTTGGGGTGGACATTCCTGGGCTGGGTTGCAGCCTTGGTGTGGGCTTCCTCAGCAAACACAGAAAGCCCAGCCGAAAAAAGTTCGCAGGGCCTTGTCGTATCCGGTGATCGCGCCTGCCCTTACTGTGCCGAGACGATCAAATGCGCGGCCATCAAATGCAAGCACTGCGGCGCTGATGTTGAGCCAGTAGCCGCCCCGCGCCTTAAAAATGGGTGGGTCGCATCAACTGCCTGCCGTGACGAAGAAGAGCAGCAGCGAACCATTGAAGCCATTACCAGTAGCGGGCTTCCGGTCGTTTCAATGATTGGCCTAGCTGTGGGTGCCGGCCCATTCGAAACGAAGGAAGAAGCCAAGCAAGCCATGGTCACGATGCGCGACGGCCCCAGGCTATTCAGCGAGATCGTTTACAGGGACTCGGTGAGCGGCAAGTATCCCCCCATTACCGACTGA
- a CDS encoding DUF2388 domain-containing protein, translating to MESWKTLAIALLASFSTQAVSGDGANPIAAAIFLTISAPTILVGATTSLTTEPPKVFKSAKTDALAFIGSDGEIRGAQFEQASRYYRSNAAPPLMSDAQLARAIATSL from the coding sequence ATGGAGTCATGGAAGACATTGGCGATAGCCCTACTGGCATCGTTCAGCACGCAGGCCGTATCAGGTGATGGCGCCAACCCTATCGCTGCCGCGATATTTCTCACAATCTCCGCGCCAACCATTTTGGTTGGGGCGACCACATCCCTCACGACCGAGCCGCCAAAGGTTTTCAAATCGGCGAAGACCGACGCTCTGGCGTTCATTGGTTCGGATGGCGAGATCCGCGGCGCGCAGTTTGAGCAAGCCTCCAGATACTACCGCTCCAACGCCGCACCGCCGCTGATGTCAGACGCCCAACTCGCCCGGGCGATCGCAACTTCCCTCTGA
- a CDS encoding DUF6941 family protein: protein MSRYAHTFFCDDVRAEIGRKNSYIGVYNDKMLTSALPGTISKLCTVVHISTPLNQAFQNISVRGVFRGQAAFEMFLSPEEIRAMDASLPTPGPDAHSSYIQLMAVLSPFQIEGPGKLTVEVIADGERLYCAGLEIDVASPADIQENPFI, encoded by the coding sequence ATGAGTCGCTATGCACATACATTTTTCTGCGATGACGTTCGCGCCGAAATTGGTCGAAAAAACAGCTACATCGGTGTGTACAACGACAAAATGCTTACATCCGCGCTGCCCGGAACCATTTCTAAGCTTTGTACCGTAGTTCACATCTCAACACCTTTGAACCAAGCCTTTCAAAATATTTCTGTGCGGGGAGTTTTTAGAGGCCAGGCAGCATTCGAGATGTTTCTGAGTCCCGAGGAAATCAGAGCCATGGACGCATCACTCCCAACACCTGGACCTGATGCTCATAGCTCTTATATCCAGTTGATGGCTGTACTGAGCCCTTTCCAGATTGAAGGGCCTGGAAAATTGACCGTAGAGGTCATAGCTGACGGCGAGAGGCTGTACTGTGCAGGACTCGAGATCGACGTAGCCTCCCCTGCGGATATTCAAGAAAATCCTTTCATCTGA
- a CDS encoding helix-turn-helix domain-containing protein, with protein sequence MSLNTLFRSESPVLIKDWSKAFGSDSPPPVKTETRHSNIHIGSFSVKPSNIAAAHQDFADLELELESDDSNREGLAAAAVWVADRFYPDEQNTVRTVRLRRGLSQKQLATIIGSSQPHVANIEKGSVNVMFNTVLRLCDALVITPNDFQCMIENQQKINARKEPK encoded by the coding sequence ATGAGCTTAAACACCCTATTTCGCAGCGAATCGCCAGTTCTTATAAAAGACTGGTCGAAGGCCTTTGGTAGCGATTCGCCTCCGCCAGTCAAAACTGAGACCCGGCACTCCAATATTCACATCGGCAGTTTTAGCGTAAAGCCGTCAAACATTGCTGCAGCTCATCAAGACTTTGCAGACTTGGAGCTAGAGCTTGAGAGTGACGACTCAAATCGCGAAGGCCTTGCTGCTGCTGCGGTATGGGTTGCCGATCGCTTTTACCCTGATGAGCAAAACACCGTTCGTACGGTTAGGCTTAGAAGAGGGCTATCGCAAAAGCAGCTGGCGACAATAATCGGATCTAGTCAGCCGCACGTTGCTAATATCGAAAAAGGATCGGTCAACGTCATGTTTAATACAGTTCTACGGCTGTGTGACGCCTTGGTAATAACGCCAAACGACTTTCAATGCATGATAGAGAACCAGCAGAAAATAAACGCTCGGAAGGAACCGAAATGA
- a CDS encoding XRE family transcriptional regulator, whose product MAHIFCTACGVTFSDRAKADWPPAAFAAFWIAVCVIRTSKLQLQPKVNPWTYLSTTQIRNYIYNRCLYDSAMKNIGERIAQKREAAGLSQSELARRLGLSPQAVQKWEAGVSTPRNSKLGDLAEALGTSMGYLIDGGPGETGRTAPDSNASSMKAIDGWDEKTPLDDDEVEVPFLREVELAAGSGRFVIQEDEGESLRFRKKNLRENGVQFSNAKCVTVRGNSMTPVLRDGATVGIDLGKTSLGDIIDGDLYAINHNGQMRVKQVFRLPSGIRLRSFNRDDHPDEDYSFQQMQDEQIGILGHVFWWGMYAR is encoded by the coding sequence GTGGCGCACATCTTCTGCACTGCTTGTGGCGTGACCTTCAGTGACCGGGCTAAGGCGGATTGGCCGCCGGCAGCTTTCGCGGCCTTCTGGATTGCTGTCTGCGTCATACGCACCTCAAAGTTACAGCTACAACCTAAGGTTAACCCATGGACGTATTTATCTACAACTCAAATTCGCAATTACATCTACAACCGTTGTTTGTATGATTCGGCGATGAAAAATATCGGTGAGCGCATCGCGCAAAAAAGAGAGGCGGCAGGCCTTAGCCAGTCGGAGTTGGCCCGTCGTTTGGGGCTGAGCCCTCAGGCTGTCCAGAAGTGGGAGGCTGGCGTCTCTACGCCACGGAATAGCAAGCTGGGCGACCTGGCTGAGGCCCTCGGCACTTCGATGGGCTACTTAATAGATGGCGGTCCTGGTGAAACGGGCCGAACCGCGCCTGACTCGAATGCCAGCTCCATGAAGGCTATTGATGGCTGGGACGAAAAGACCCCGCTCGACGATGACGAGGTTGAGGTTCCATTTCTGCGCGAAGTCGAACTGGCCGCAGGATCGGGCCGCTTTGTCATTCAGGAGGACGAGGGGGAAAGCCTTCGCTTCCGCAAGAAGAACCTTCGCGAAAACGGCGTTCAGTTCAGCAACGCCAAGTGCGTGACGGTCCGTGGCAACAGCATGACCCCGGTGTTGCGCGATGGCGCAACGGTGGGCATCGACTTGGGCAAAACGAGCCTGGGCGACATCATCGATGGCGACCTATACGCCATAAACCATAATGGCCAGATGCGTGTTAAACAGGTTTTCAGGCTTCCATCAGGGATCAGGTTGCGAAGCTTCAACCGCGACGATCACCCGGATGAGGACTATAGCTTCCAGCAGATGCAGGATGAGCAGATCGGCATCCTAGGGCACGTGTTCTGGTGGGGAATGTACGCCCGCTAA
- a CDS encoding transcriptional regulator: MTQTAIQKAAKAAGGQSALARSLKVTPQAVQKMCATGRVPAERVLEIEKLTGVHRSELRPDLYPPRVKRPQAA; the protein is encoded by the coding sequence ATGACGCAGACAGCAATCCAGAAGGCCGCGAAAGCTGCCGGCGGCCAATCCGCCTTAGCCCGGTCACTGAAGGTCACGCCACAAGCAGTGCAGAAGATGTGCGCCACCGGGCGCGTTCCTGCTGAGCGAGTGCTGGAGATCGAGAAATTAACCGGGGTTCATCGCTCTGAGCTGCGCCCAGACCTTTACCCGCCAAGGGTGAAAAGGCCGCAGGCAGCGTAA
- a CDS encoding BRO-N domain-containing protein: MHQHTESINTPNISAPRFSQSENVARNSSVIPFDFDGAAIRVITDKLGDPWFVARDVADALGYSKPENAVARHCKAATTTPKQGGGFMTIIPERDLYRLVMKSKLPAAERFEEWVVGQVLPSIRKTGNFSAQGPNNSKIVGELAILECFDRLLKPANSSKMLMLAKIAANNGLDAKFLPGYAVDAAPDAAGGSSMPTKAITALIKDHAIASTARGFNLALEAHGFLKVLQRKNSRQEMVDFWSVTEKGMAYGKNLTSPQCPRETQPHWYVDRFLELAAKVGKA, encoded by the coding sequence ATGCACCAACATACAGAATCGATCAATACCCCCAACATTTCCGCGCCACGTTTTTCGCAATCTGAAAACGTGGCGCGTAATTCCTCAGTGATCCCGTTCGACTTCGACGGCGCGGCGATCCGGGTCATAACTGACAAGCTCGGTGACCCGTGGTTTGTCGCGCGCGATGTCGCTGATGCCCTCGGTTACTCCAAACCGGAGAATGCCGTGGCCCGCCATTGCAAGGCTGCGACCACTACCCCGAAACAGGGTGGTGGTTTCATGACCATTATCCCGGAGCGGGACCTGTACCGGCTAGTGATGAAGTCCAAGCTGCCGGCCGCCGAGAGGTTCGAAGAGTGGGTGGTTGGCCAGGTCCTGCCGAGCATCCGCAAGACCGGCAACTTTTCTGCCCAAGGCCCAAACAACTCCAAAATCGTCGGCGAGCTGGCCATCCTGGAATGCTTTGACCGCCTGTTGAAGCCTGCCAACTCCAGCAAGATGCTGATGCTGGCCAAGATTGCCGCCAACAACGGCCTGGACGCTAAATTCCTCCCAGGCTACGCCGTTGATGCCGCCCCTGACGCCGCTGGTGGTTCGTCGATGCCCACCAAGGCAATCACCGCCCTGATCAAAGATCACGCCATCGCCAGCACCGCCCGCGGCTTCAACCTTGCTCTTGAGGCCCACGGCTTCCTCAAGGTTCTTCAGCGCAAAAACTCCAGGCAGGAAATGGTCGACTTCTGGTCCGTGACCGAGAAGGGCATGGCCTACGGCAAGAACCTCACCAGCCCTCAATGCCCCCGCGAGACGCAGCCTCACTGGTACGTGGATCGCTTCCTTGAATTGGCCGCTAAGGTCGGGAAGGCCTGA
- a CDS encoding phage replication protein has translation MQYTVTINQVKALEWGLNSQQALLFAFIYGCPSWTKPIKTDDGIFFALSKAKIIEELPLLTDKPDTAYRMLKALEEAGLIELSSTSNITLFRLTEKAVEWNQKLDGSEKYPTPPKNKGRKNIRSTSDKSPSKVGKKSEQGSEKSPTNQDTNHQGTNQDTSQDLQDATGKPAQSRGLVLVVDRTDTPRVEIPADMPGPKDQTCKTFKVWANYAMAYRKRYSAWPVWNAKVGGQLGQLVDRLGADVAHHVAAHFLKTSDAAVLRKCHSLNELLANAESYHTQWVTGQRINGTTARQMERTEANHSAAEQAAQMVLAKRQAGDRNEYL, from the coding sequence ATGCAATACACCGTGACGATTAACCAGGTGAAGGCGCTGGAGTGGGGGCTGAATTCTCAGCAGGCCCTGCTGTTCGCCTTCATCTACGGCTGCCCGAGCTGGACCAAGCCAATCAAGACTGATGACGGGATCTTCTTCGCGCTGAGCAAGGCCAAGATCATCGAGGAGCTGCCGCTGCTCACTGATAAGCCGGACACCGCTTACCGCATGCTGAAGGCCCTGGAAGAGGCCGGCTTGATTGAGCTTTCCAGTACTTCGAACATCACGCTTTTCCGCCTCACAGAGAAGGCCGTCGAGTGGAACCAGAAGCTGGATGGGTCGGAAAAATATCCGACCCCACCAAAAAACAAGGGTCGGAAAAATATCCGATCTACCTCGGATAAATCTCCGAGCAAGGTCGGAAAAAAATCCGAACAAGGGTCGGAAAAATCTCCGACAAATCAGGATACCAATCATCAGGGTACCAATCAGGACACCAGTCAGGACTTGCAGGACGCCACCGGCAAGCCGGCTCAGTCCCGCGGTCTGGTGCTGGTGGTTGATCGCACCGACACCCCACGGGTCGAGATCCCCGCCGACATGCCTGGCCCCAAAGACCAGACCTGCAAAACCTTCAAGGTCTGGGCGAACTACGCCATGGCTTACCGCAAGCGCTACAGCGCCTGGCCTGTGTGGAATGCCAAGGTCGGCGGCCAGCTCGGACAGTTGGTAGACCGTCTCGGCGCCGATGTCGCCCACCACGTCGCCGCCCACTTCCTGAAAACCAGTGATGCCGCAGTCTTGCGCAAGTGCCACAGCCTCAACGAGCTGCTGGCCAACGCCGAGAGCTATCACACCCAGTGGGTGACCGGGCAGCGCATCAACGGCACAACCGCCCGCCAGATGGAAAGGACGGAGGCGAACCACTCTGCAGCCGAGCAGGCCGCCCAGATGGTTCTGGCCAAACGCCAAGCAGGTGACCGCAATGAATACCTCTGA
- a CDS encoding recombination protein NinG, translating into MKRTPLQRKTPLASGGPRRKRCPECRVMFTKARESQVVCGEIECAIAHGKSEKGRTIAGKALAEVGRREIKVRKEALKTRADHLREAQAAVNEYVRLRDAHLPCISCDSTPNDNDLMTGSRWDAGHYRSVGACPELRFEPSNIHRQCVKCNRNLSGNAVEYRIRLVMRIGAEKVAWLEGLHAPCKYTVDEIKAIKAKYRAMTRELKRAAA; encoded by the coding sequence ATGAAGCGCACACCGCTGCAACGAAAGACTCCACTCGCGTCCGGTGGCCCGCGCCGCAAGCGCTGCCCAGAGTGCCGGGTGATGTTCACGAAAGCGCGTGAGTCGCAGGTGGTGTGCGGCGAGATCGAGTGCGCCATAGCACACGGTAAGTCGGAGAAGGGTCGGACGATCGCCGGGAAAGCCCTGGCAGAAGTTGGGCGCCGCGAAATCAAGGTCCGCAAGGAGGCCCTGAAGACCAGAGCGGATCACTTGCGCGAAGCTCAGGCGGCGGTGAACGAGTACGTGCGCCTGCGTGACGCTCACCTGCCATGCATCAGCTGCGACTCCACGCCCAACGACAACGACCTCATGACCGGCAGCCGCTGGGATGCCGGGCACTACCGATCCGTCGGCGCCTGCCCAGAGCTGCGCTTCGAGCCGTCGAACATCCACCGGCAGTGCGTGAAGTGCAACCGCAACCTATCCGGAAATGCCGTGGAGTACCGCATCCGCCTGGTGATGCGCATCGGTGCCGAGAAGGTCGCTTGGCTGGAAGGCCTGCACGCGCCCTGCAAGTACACCGTGGATGAGATCAAGGCCATCAAGGCCAAGTACCGTGCAATGACCAGAGAACTCAAGAGGGCTGCAGCATGA